A region from the Citrobacter telavivensis genome encodes:
- a CDS encoding DUF4223 domain-containing protein produces MSKVIKFSLLAIAISVISGCTGSVYNKQKNCDYDYLLHPAISISKIIGGCGPVDQ; encoded by the coding sequence ATGTCAAAGGTAATTAAATTCTCGCTGCTTGCTATTGCTATCTCTGTGATTTCTGGTTGCACAGGTAGTGTCTATAACAAACAAAAAAATTGTGATTACGATTATTTGTTACACCCGGCAATTTCTATTTCTAAGATTATTGGCGGTTGTGGTCCTGTAGATCAGTAA
- the fucR gene encoding L-fucose operon activator — MKAARQQAIVDLLSQYKSLTTETLAVQLSVSKETIRRDLSELQIQGKILRNHGRAKGILRENPDSGDPFHMRLKSHYAHKADIARKALSWIEEGMVIALDASSTCWYLARQLPDINIQVFTNSQPICQELGKRQHIQLISSGGRLERKHGCYVNPALISQLKSLEVDLFIFSCEGIDGGGALWDSSTFNADFKSVLLKRASQSLLLIDKSKFNRSGEARLGHLDDVTHIVSDSTSM, encoded by the coding sequence ATGAAAGCGGCACGTCAGCAGGCGATCGTGGATCTGCTCAGTCAGTATAAAAGCCTGACCACCGAGACACTGGCCGTTCAGCTCAGCGTCAGTAAAGAGACCATCCGCCGCGATCTCAGCGAACTGCAGATTCAAGGAAAAATACTGCGCAACCACGGGCGCGCGAAAGGGATCCTGCGGGAAAATCCGGACAGCGGCGATCCCTTTCATATGCGCCTGAAGAGCCATTACGCGCATAAAGCCGATATCGCCAGAAAGGCGTTGAGCTGGATTGAAGAAGGCATGGTCATTGCGCTGGATGCCAGTTCTACCTGTTGGTATCTGGCTCGGCAACTGCCGGATATCAATATACAGGTCTTTACCAACAGCCAGCCCATTTGCCAGGAACTCGGTAAGCGCCAGCATATTCAGCTCATCAGTTCCGGCGGCAGACTCGAGCGCAAGCATGGCTGTTACGTCAATCCTGCGCTCATTTCGCAGCTCAAATCCCTTGAGGTCGACCTGTTTATTTTTTCCTGCGAAGGGATCGACGGCGGCGGCGCACTATGGGATTCCAGCACCTTTAACGCCGATTTCAAATCGGTCCTGTTGAAACGCGCGTCGCAGTCGTTATTGCTGATCGATAAGAGTAAATTCAATCGCTCAGGAGAAGCCCGACTCGGGCATCTGGATGACGTAACGCATATTGTGTCGGACAGTACGTCGATGTAA
- the fucU gene encoding L-fucose mutarotase, which yields MLKTISPLISPELLKVLTQMGHGDEIIFSDAHFPAHSMGPQVIRADGLSVSDLLRAVIPLFELDSYAPPLVMMAAVEGDTLDPRVEARYRDALSAQTPCPEITRIDRFAFYERAQKAFAIVITGECAKYGNILLKKGVTP from the coding sequence ATGCTTAAAACCATTTCTCCTCTCATCTCACCAGAACTGCTTAAAGTTCTGACGCAAATGGGTCACGGCGATGAAATTATTTTCTCAGACGCGCACTTCCCGGCGCACAGCATGGGACCGCAGGTGATCCGTGCCGATGGTCTCAGCGTCAGCGACCTGCTGCGAGCCGTGATCCCGCTGTTTGAGCTCGACAGCTATGCGCCACCGCTGGTCATGATGGCTGCCGTCGAAGGCGACACGCTCGACCCGCGCGTTGAAGCGCGCTATCGCGATGCACTTTCCGCACAGACGCCGTGTCCGGAGATTACTCGTATCGATCGCTTCGCCTTCTACGAGCGTGCGCAAAAGGCTTTTGCGATTGTCATCACCGGCGAGTGCGCAAAGTATGGGAATATTCTTTTAAAAAAAGGGGTAACACCGTAA
- the fucK gene encoding L-fuculokinase: MKNEIILVLDCGATNVRAIAVDRQGHIVARAAVANASEIAVENSAWHQWSLDAILQRFAQCCQKLSAELSACRIRGITVTTFGVDGALVDERGELLYPIISWKCPRTASVMENIRRFMSPRQLQTLSGVGAFSFNTLYKLIWLKENYPQLLERAHAWLFISSLINHRLTGEFTTDITMAGTSQMLDIQQRDFSTDILQATGLPRRLFPRLVEAGEQTGSLQPAMATILGLPPGIPVISAGHDTQFALFGAGAEQDEPVLSSGTWEILMVRSARVDTSLLSGHAGSTCELDSQSGLYNPGMQWLASGVLEWVRKLLWTPETPWQTLIAQAQAIPAGSDGVQMQCELLSSANAGWRGVTLNTTRAHFYRAALEGLTEQLRHNLHTLEKIGQFSATELLLVGGGSRNALWNQIKANTLEISIKVLDDAETTVAGAAMYGWYGIGAFSSPQQAREQVRYQYRYFYPRTE; the protein is encoded by the coding sequence ATGAAAAATGAAATCATCCTGGTTCTCGACTGCGGCGCAACAAACGTGCGGGCCATTGCCGTCGATCGTCAGGGACACATTGTCGCCCGTGCTGCGGTTGCCAATGCCAGCGAGATTGCCGTAGAAAACAGTGCCTGGCACCAATGGTCGCTGGATGCCATCCTGCAACGTTTTGCACAATGCTGCCAGAAACTATCCGCTGAACTCTCGGCCTGTCGGATTCGCGGCATCACGGTCACCACTTTTGGCGTTGACGGCGCGCTGGTCGATGAACGCGGCGAGTTACTCTACCCCATCATCAGTTGGAAATGCCCACGCACCGCCTCGGTGATGGAAAACATCCGTCGTTTTATGTCGCCGCGTCAACTTCAGACCCTTTCCGGCGTCGGCGCATTTAGCTTCAACACGCTGTACAAGCTGATATGGCTTAAAGAAAATTACCCACAGCTGCTGGAGCGGGCCCACGCCTGGCTGTTTATCTCTTCACTCATTAATCATCGTCTGACCGGCGAATTCACCACTGACATCACCATGGCTGGCACCAGCCAGATGCTGGATATCCAGCAGCGGGATTTCAGTACCGATATTTTACAGGCCACAGGACTGCCGCGACGGCTCTTCCCGCGACTTGTAGAGGCGGGTGAACAGACAGGTTCGCTACAGCCTGCTATGGCAACGATACTCGGTCTCCCGCCGGGAATTCCCGTGATCTCCGCCGGACACGATACCCAGTTTGCGCTGTTTGGCGCCGGCGCGGAGCAAGACGAACCGGTTCTCTCTTCCGGCACGTGGGAGATCCTGATGGTGCGTAGCGCGAGGGTTGATACGTCGCTATTGAGCGGACATGCGGGTTCAACCTGTGAACTGGACAGCCAGTCAGGACTTTATAATCCGGGGATGCAGTGGCTTGCTTCCGGCGTACTTGAATGGGTGCGCAAGCTGCTGTGGACACCCGAAACCCCCTGGCAAACGTTGATTGCACAAGCGCAAGCGATTCCTGCCGGGTCCGATGGCGTGCAGATGCAGTGCGAACTGCTCTCTTCTGCAAACGCAGGCTGGCGAGGCGTTACGCTCAATACCACCCGCGCGCATTTCTATCGCGCGGCGCTGGAAGGATTAACGGAGCAACTGCGACATAACCTGCATACGCTGGAAAAAATTGGTCAATTCAGCGCGACGGAACTGCTGTTGGTCGGCGGCGGGAGCCGCAATGCGCTGTGGAATCAGATCAAGGCCAATACTCTTGAGATCTCTATCAAAGTGCTGGATGACGCGGAAACCACCGTTGCCGGCGCGGCGATGTACGGTTGGTATGGCATCGGCGCGTTTTCCAGTCCGCAGCAGGCCAGAGAACAGGTGCGCTACCAGTACCGTTATTTCTATCCCCGCACAGAGTAA
- the fucI gene encoding L-fucose isomerase, whose amino-acid sequence MKKISLPKIGIRPVIDGRRMGVRESLEAQTMNMAKATAALLTEKLRYACGTPVECVIADTCIAGMAESAACEEKFSRQNVGLTITVTPCWCYGSETIDMDPLRPKAIWGFNGTERPGAVYLAAALAAHSQKGIPAFSIYGKDVQDAGDTSIPDDVEEKLLRFARAGLAVASMKGKSYLSLGGVSMGIAGSIVDHHFFESWLGMKVQSVDMTELRRRIDQKIYDEAELEMALAWADKHFRYGEDKNAKQYQRNAEQSRAILRESLLMAMCIRDMMQGNPKLAEKGRVEESLGYNAIAAGFQGQRHWTDQYPNGDTAEALLNSSFDWNGVREPFVVATENDSLNGVAMLLGHQLTGTAQVFADVRTYWSPEAVERVTGQALTGRAEHGIIHLINSGSAALDGTCKQRDSEGKPTVKPHWEVTQQEADACLAATEWCPAIHEYFRGGGYSSRFLTEGGVPFTMTRVNIIKGLGPVLQIAEGWSVELPKAVHDTLDKRTDSSWPTTWFAPRLTGKGPFSDVYSVMANWGANHGVLTVGHVGADFITLAAMLRIPVCMHNVEEAKIYRPSAWAAHGMDTEGQDYRACQNYGPLYKR is encoded by the coding sequence ATGAAGAAGATCAGCCTACCGAAAATTGGTATTCGTCCGGTCATTGATGGACGCCGAATGGGCGTTCGTGAATCACTGGAAGCACAGACGATGAATATGGCAAAGGCGACTGCAGCCCTGCTGACGGAGAAGTTGCGCTACGCCTGCGGCACGCCGGTTGAATGTGTTATTGCCGACACTTGTATTGCCGGAATGGCGGAATCCGCCGCCTGTGAGGAAAAATTCAGTCGTCAGAATGTCGGTCTGACGATCACCGTGACGCCGTGCTGGTGCTACGGTAGCGAAACCATCGATATGGATCCTCTACGTCCGAAAGCCATCTGGGGCTTTAATGGCACTGAACGCCCGGGCGCGGTTTACCTGGCTGCGGCGCTGGCGGCGCATAGCCAAAAGGGGATCCCTGCGTTCTCCATCTACGGCAAGGATGTACAGGATGCCGGCGATACGTCTATCCCGGACGATGTTGAGGAAAAACTGCTGCGCTTCGCCCGGGCAGGACTTGCCGTCGCCAGCATGAAGGGTAAGAGCTACCTCTCTCTGGGCGGGGTGTCGATGGGGATCGCCGGTTCCATCGTCGATCATCATTTCTTTGAGTCCTGGCTAGGGATGAAGGTCCAGTCCGTCGATATGACCGAGTTGCGTCGCCGCATCGATCAAAAAATCTATGACGAAGCTGAACTGGAAATGGCGCTGGCATGGGCGGATAAACACTTCCGCTATGGCGAAGATAAAAATGCTAAACAGTATCAGCGTAACGCCGAACAAAGCCGGGCGATCCTGCGGGAAAGCCTGCTGATGGCAATGTGCATTCGCGACATGATGCAAGGGAACCCTAAGCTGGCAGAAAAGGGACGCGTGGAAGAGTCACTCGGCTATAACGCGATTGCCGCGGGCTTTCAGGGGCAACGTCACTGGACCGATCAATACCCCAACGGCGATACCGCCGAAGCGTTGCTGAACAGTTCGTTTGACTGGAACGGCGTGCGCGAACCATTTGTGGTCGCCACCGAAAACGACAGTCTGAACGGCGTCGCCATGCTGCTTGGACATCAGTTGACCGGCACCGCACAGGTCTTTGCCGATGTGCGTACCTACTGGTCGCCAGAAGCGGTTGAACGTGTGACGGGTCAAGCGCTGACCGGACGTGCAGAACACGGCATTATCCATCTGATCAACTCCGGTTCCGCCGCGCTGGATGGTACCTGTAAACAGCGCGACAGCGAAGGAAAACCGACGGTGAAACCGCACTGGGAGGTGACACAGCAGGAGGCTGACGCCTGCCTGGCGGCCACAGAGTGGTGTCCGGCTATCCATGAATATTTCCGCGGCGGCGGCTATTCATCACGCTTCCTGACTGAAGGCGGCGTACCGTTCACCATGACCCGCGTGAACATCATCAAAGGTCTGGGGCCGGTACTGCAAATTGCAGAGGGCTGGAGCGTCGAACTGCCGAAAGCGGTGCATGACACCCTCGACAAACGCACCGATTCCAGTTGGCCCACCACCTGGTTTGCACCACGCCTTACCGGTAAAGGACCATTCTCCGACGTCTATTCCGTGATGGCTAACTGGGGCGCGAACCACGGCGTCCTGACCGTCGGCCACGTCGGCGCAGACTTTATCACCCTCGCCGCCATGCTGCGCATTCCGGTCTGCATGCACAACGTGGAAGAGGCGAAAATTTACCGCCCCTCCGCCTGGGCCGCGCACGGTATGGATACAGAAGGCCAGGATTACCGCGCCTGTCAGAACTACGGGCCACTGTATAAACGTTAA